From the genome of Hymenobacter cellulosilyticus, one region includes:
- a CDS encoding glycosyltransferase yields MLLCIHNSKRHDPNIRGALGWLRRRVLMPFLYRSANYIVPVSRDLRQELIDTFALPPEKVVTINNFFDVEGIRRRSQESLPAATEALFANHPVLITAGRLAREKNQKALIDVLHALRAQDQTAPKLALLGDGPLRADVIQRCQELGLRSWQVWDEQPLTEDFDVYFFGFQANPFQYIARASVSLLCSATEGFPMALCEAMACGVPVVSTDCPTGPREILAPKRWLPNTPRRPNGPSLACCCLCWPKAPWTR; encoded by the coding sequence GTGCTGCTCTGCATTCACAATTCCAAGCGCCACGACCCCAACATCCGCGGGGCCTTGGGCTGGCTGCGCCGCCGCGTGCTGATGCCGTTCTTGTATCGCTCGGCCAACTACATCGTACCCGTAAGCCGCGACCTGCGCCAGGAGCTGATTGACACTTTCGCCCTGCCGCCCGAGAAGGTGGTGACCATCAACAATTTCTTCGACGTGGAAGGCATCCGCCGCCGGAGCCAGGAGTCCTTGCCAGCAGCTACCGAGGCCCTGTTTGCCAACCACCCGGTTCTGATTACGGCCGGCCGCCTGGCCCGCGAGAAAAACCAGAAAGCCCTGATTGACGTGCTGCACGCCCTGCGCGCCCAGGACCAGACGGCGCCCAAGCTGGCCTTGCTCGGCGACGGGCCGTTGCGGGCCGATGTTATTCAGCGCTGCCAGGAACTGGGTTTGCGCAGCTGGCAGGTGTGGGACGAGCAGCCCCTGACGGAGGACTTTGACGTGTACTTCTTCGGCTTTCAGGCCAACCCCTTCCAGTACATTGCCCGCGCCAGCGTGTCGCTGCTATGCTCGGCCACCGAAGGCTTCCCAATGGCCCTGTGCGAGGCCATGGCCTGCGGCGTGCCCGTCGTTTCCACTGATTGCCCCACGGGCCCCCGGGAAATACTGGCCCCCAAACGCTGGCTACCCAATACGCCGCGACGCCCGAATGGGCCGAGTTTGGCGTGCTGCTGCCTTTGCTGGCCGAAGGCACCCTGGACACGGTAG
- a CDS encoding glycosyltransferase, whose protein sequence is METQPQPMVSVMMITYNHAPYLPQALDSILMQERDFSLEIVIGEDCSPDNTRAIVLDYQRRYPDIIRPLLPEKNIGAMNNQVQVMEACRGRYVAVLEGDDYWTDPRKLQRQVDYLNAHPEAALVFTDCSLVDEQGQIIQEHYVPARAHRNYNLRELLQEYCPPTLTVLYRNVVPTMPLPFRKVTNGDYALFSLIAEHGTLNYLPGITAHYRRHGGGVWSSQNQEKQFRNNLNTGLVMLNYFGPEYYANLMPVLNWYYTQLCALLWQQKRYKDFWQLYRDFASVSMQTKNKELPAFTLKLLTGRLPKSTLHPA, encoded by the coding sequence ATGGAAACGCAGCCGCAGCCGATGGTTAGCGTGATGATGATTACCTATAATCACGCACCCTACCTGCCCCAGGCCCTGGACAGCATCCTGATGCAGGAGCGCGACTTCAGCCTGGAAATTGTTATCGGCGAGGATTGCTCGCCGGATAACACCCGGGCCATTGTGCTCGACTATCAGCGCCGGTATCCGGATATCATTCGCCCGTTGTTGCCCGAGAAAAACATCGGAGCCATGAACAACCAGGTGCAGGTGATGGAAGCCTGCCGCGGCCGGTACGTGGCGGTTCTGGAAGGTGACGACTACTGGACCGACCCGCGCAAGCTGCAGCGCCAGGTCGACTATCTGAATGCCCATCCCGAGGCGGCGTTGGTTTTTACCGACTGCTCGCTCGTGGATGAGCAGGGCCAGATAATTCAGGAGCACTACGTACCGGCCCGGGCCCACCGCAACTACAACCTGCGGGAGCTTTTGCAGGAATACTGCCCGCCAACCCTCACGGTACTTTACCGGAACGTGGTGCCGACCATGCCGCTGCCCTTCCGCAAGGTGACGAATGGAGACTATGCCCTGTTCTCGCTGATTGCCGAGCACGGCACGCTCAATTACCTGCCTGGCATTACGGCGCACTACCGCCGACACGGGGGTGGCGTATGGTCGTCGCAAAACCAGGAAAAGCAGTTTCGCAACAACCTAAACACCGGGCTGGTAATGCTGAACTACTTCGGCCCGGAGTACTACGCCAACCTGATGCCGGTGCTCAACTGGTATTATACCCAATTGTGCGCCTTACTCTGGCAGCAAAAGCGCTACAAGGATTTCTGGCAGCTCTACCGGGACTTTGCCTCGGTATCGATGCAAACCAAAAACAAGGAGCTGCCGGCGTTTACGCTGAAGCTGCTCACCGGGCGCTTGCCGAAATCTACCCTACATCCTGCCTAG
- a CDS encoding DUF1919 domain-containing protein, with translation MSILGRVRNKINEELYQRRRRREQQQLQNRDFTLISNDCWGAEVYKHFELPFNTPFIGLMLMAPDYIELLRNPKHYLSQPLVFQEKSRYDIINELQKTHKHPFPVATLGDKVELQFLHYHSQQEAAEKWPRRVARINWDNLRVKFDGSKDFATPELVREFTTLPYQKLLLLEKPVAGVPQCVVVPEYTTNGMELFRRSLPHFDLLNWIQPKSA, from the coding sequence ATGTCGATACTTGGCCGCGTCCGCAATAAAATCAACGAGGAGCTTTACCAGCGCCGCCGCCGCCGGGAGCAGCAGCAGTTGCAGAACCGCGACTTTACCCTCATTTCCAATGACTGCTGGGGCGCCGAGGTTTATAAGCACTTTGAGTTGCCTTTCAACACGCCCTTCATTGGCCTGATGCTGATGGCACCCGACTACATTGAGCTGCTGCGCAACCCGAAGCACTACCTGAGCCAGCCGTTGGTATTCCAAGAAAAGTCGCGCTACGACATCATCAATGAGCTGCAGAAAACCCACAAGCACCCGTTTCCCGTGGCCACGCTCGGCGACAAAGTGGAGCTTCAGTTTCTGCACTACCACTCCCAGCAGGAAGCCGCCGAGAAGTGGCCCCGCCGCGTGGCCCGCATCAACTGGGACAACCTGCGGGTGAAGTTCGACGGCAGCAAGGACTTCGCCACGCCCGAGCTGGTGCGCGAATTTACCACGCTGCCCTACCAGAAGCTCCTGCTGCTGGAAAAGCCCGTAGCCGGCGTGCCCCAGTGCGTGGTCGTGCCCGAGTACACGACCAACGGCATGGAGCTGTTCCGCCGCTCCTTGCCGCACTTTGATCTGCTGAACTGGATTCAGCCCAAGTCGGCCTAG
- a CDS encoding glycosyltransferase, with the protein MAPAAVQPGVTLLICTHNGAGRLAEVLRYVAAQQVAPEVPWEVLLISNASQDDTLAVAERLGRELLPTAVTYRVLDEPKPGKENALVRGLHEARYEAVAIVDDDNLLAPDYTQIAFEVMQAHPEIGLLGARATGGYEVPPPAWFKDVEAVYAIGPQNGGVSGPYPDKEGFVYGAGSVVRRSGWQKLQQHGFHFLTQVQRGKVLAGGEDIELGEALRLAGYKLWYDERLRFQHFMYRNRLTWEYLLRIGPGAPSALLISIVYYFVSRHPNLTEAAFNRLYAKRLVWLARELVRRAGAVATVWRRPPAEGEMANFEALRVLHNFRVSLGSRAEAQRLFREVRALQQRLTESK; encoded by the coding sequence ATGGCTCCTGCGGCCGTCCAACCCGGCGTTACGCTGCTGATCTGCACCCACAACGGCGCAGGCCGGCTGGCGGAAGTGCTGCGCTACGTAGCGGCCCAGCAGGTGGCACCGGAAGTGCCGTGGGAAGTGCTGCTTATCAGCAATGCCTCCCAGGACGATACGCTGGCCGTGGCCGAGCGGCTGGGCAGGGAGTTGTTGCCTACCGCTGTAACCTACCGCGTACTCGACGAGCCCAAGCCCGGCAAGGAAAACGCCCTGGTGCGCGGCCTGCACGAAGCCCGCTACGAAGCCGTAGCCATTGTGGACGACGACAACCTGCTAGCGCCCGACTACACCCAGATTGCCTTCGAGGTAATGCAGGCCCACCCGGAAATCGGGTTGCTGGGGGCCCGGGCCACGGGCGGCTACGAGGTGCCACCGCCCGCCTGGTTTAAGGACGTAGAAGCCGTGTACGCCATCGGGCCGCAGAACGGGGGCGTGAGCGGCCCGTATCCCGACAAGGAAGGCTTTGTGTACGGGGCGGGCTCCGTGGTACGCCGCTCGGGCTGGCAGAAGCTGCAGCAGCACGGGTTTCACTTCCTGACCCAGGTGCAGCGCGGCAAAGTACTAGCTGGCGGCGAAGATATTGAACTGGGCGAGGCCCTGCGCCTGGCCGGCTATAAGCTTTGGTACGACGAAAGGCTCCGGTTTCAACACTTCATGTACCGCAACCGCCTGACCTGGGAGTACTTGCTACGCATTGGCCCCGGGGCGCCGTCGGCTCTGCTCATCAGCATCGTGTATTACTTCGTGTCCCGGCACCCAAACCTGACCGAAGCCGCCTTCAACCGACTATATGCCAAACGCCTCGTGTGGCTGGCCAGGGAGCTGGTTCGCCGGGCTGGGGCAGTGGCTACAGTATGGCGCCGGCCGCCGGCCGAGGGAGAAATGGCTAATTTTGAGGCATTGCGGGTGTTGCACAACTTTCGGGTTTCGCTCGGCAGCCGGGCCGAGGCCCAGCGGCTTTTCCGCGAGGTCCGGGCCCTGCAGCAGCGCCTGACCGAATCTAAGTAA
- a CDS encoding glycosyltransferase family 2 protein — MSPRVSVLVPVYNVEAYIQETLRSLLNQTYQDFEIVVVNDRSTDQTAERIAELNDPRIHLYTNEVNLGRAGTDNYGMTLVRGELVAKMDGDDLCHPERLAKQVAFLDAHPEVDIVGSWVQCFGPGRCCLSTLPTPTIPGP; from the coding sequence ATGTCGCCCCGCGTTTCGGTCCTGGTGCCGGTATATAATGTTGAAGCCTACATTCAGGAAACCCTGCGCAGTCTGCTCAATCAGACCTACCAGGACTTTGAAATCGTGGTGGTCAACGACCGGTCGACGGACCAGACGGCCGAGCGGATTGCTGAGCTCAACGACCCGCGCATCCATCTGTATACCAACGAGGTAAACCTGGGCCGAGCCGGTACCGACAATTACGGTATGACCCTGGTGCGGGGCGAGCTGGTAGCCAAGATGGACGGCGACGACCTGTGTCACCCCGAGCGGCTGGCCAAGCAGGTGGCTTTCCTGGATGCCCACCCCGAAGTCGACATCGTGGGCAGCTGGGTGCAATGCTTCGGGCCGGGCAGATGCTGTTTGAGTACCCTGCCCACCCCGACGATACCCGGGCCATGA